A window of Pseudomonas monteilii contains these coding sequences:
- a CDS encoding hemolysin has product MQYDSPVSSSALQSDLNATSANLSESTLAAINSLLNLDTVENVGIAGIEGNAVQLPTSGTADIVFGAVEGEQGDQVVVDLAAAEEAGVSAYVLQSDANLVVDLQGQAAAGDVQTFAAAIAPAAVDTSAIELVVATGNGDDVITVSGDQNTLIDAGAGNDTIITGNGNNTVIAGLGNNNVTTGSGDDTIILSGSNHADIVNAGEGYDVVQLDGSRDDYTVTTGNSFNVNLTGNQTAAISNAEFLSFVNGDEVETIALAHSEAEASALRLFEGILGRDADQDGAKFFVDQVNQGTTLDVIANQFLNSAEFAGVANGENINDLYNALLGRDADEDGTALFQNYLATGGSLADVAAFISVSEEAQDRDQSNGDFVRELYTSALGRDADESGLDTYVSALFNGTSRADVAKYIVGSEEAAQKSTGEFIDALYSSALGREADTAGKAFWTAQLDGGLNKADVAISIIGSPEAADHIDNVVVLHGNV; this is encoded by the coding sequence ATGCAATACGATAGCCCCGTATCGAGCAGCGCTCTTCAATCCGACCTGAACGCCACCAGCGCCAACCTGTCGGAAAGCACCCTGGCAGCAATCAACAGCCTGCTGAACCTGGACACCGTCGAGAACGTCGGCATCGCCGGCATCGAAGGCAATGCCGTTCAGCTGCCAACTTCCGGCACCGCTGACATCGTCTTCGGCGCAGTCGAAGGCGAGCAAGGCGACCAAGTCGTTGTTGACCTGGCTGCTGCTGAAGAAGCTGGCGTCAGCGCTTACGTGCTGCAGAGCGATGCCAACCTGGTTGTTGACCTGCAAGGTCAAGCAGCTGCTGGCGACGTTCAGACCTTCGCTGCTGCTATCGCTCCAGCTGCAGTCGACACCTCGGCCATCGAACTGGTAGTTGCTACCGGTAACGGCGACGACGTGATCACCGTTAGCGGCGACCAGAACACCCTGATCGATGCTGGCGCCGGCAACGACACCATCATCACCGGCAACGGCAACAACACCGTTATCGCTGGCCTGGGCAACAACAACGTCACCACCGGCTCGGGCGATGACACCATCATCCTGAGCGGCTCCAACCACGCTGACATCGTCAACGCTGGCGAAGGCTACGACGTCGTTCAACTGGACGGCTCGCGTGACGACTACACCGTGACCACCGGCAACAGCTTCAACGTCAACCTGACCGGCAACCAAACTGCCGCCATCAGCAACGCTGAATTCCTGTCGTTCGTGAACGGTGACGAAGTCGAGACCATCGCACTGGCTCACAGCGAAGCTGAAGCTTCCGCTCTGCGCCTGTTCGAAGGCATCCTGGGTCGCGACGCTGACCAGGACGGCGCCAAGTTCTTCGTTGACCAAGTCAACCAAGGCACTACCCTGGACGTGATCGCCAACCAGTTCCTGAACTCTGCCGAGTTCGCTGGCGTTGCCAACGGCGAGAACATCAACGACCTGTACAACGCCCTGCTGGGTCGTGACGCTGACGAAGATGGCACCGCGCTGTTCCAGAACTACCTGGCTACCGGTGGTTCGCTGGCAGACGTTGCTGCGTTCATCTCGGTTTCCGAGGAAGCGCAGGACCGTGACCAGTCCAACGGCGACTTCGTCCGTGAGCTGTACACCAGCGCACTGGGTCGTGACGCTGACGAAAGCGGTCTGGACACCTATGTCTCGGCACTGTTCAACGGCACCAGCCGTGCAGATGTTGCCAAGTACATCGTTGGTTCGGAAGAAGCTGCTCAGAAATCCACCGGCGAGTTCATCGACGCACTGTACAGCTCCGCGCTGGGTCGTGAAGCTGACACCGCTGGCAAGGCATTCTGGACTGCCCAGCTGGACGGCGGCCTGAACAAAGCCGACGTAGCTATCAGCATCATCGGTTCGCCTGAAGCTGCTGATCACATCGACAACGTGGTAGTTCTGCACGGTAACGTGTAA
- a CDS encoding glycosyl transferase produces MDIFHRYQQANEHEAAAAVLERALQVPAYRPEALVWKGIAALPQTPKLAFLFFAEAAQALPERADVHALVGRSLLAQGNPALATRYLTHAWKTQPNDLALRLTLWEARSQSETPAELRRMILAHLPDIHGGKELGVVLKLLAAQANAPSTVGVVRYVPEHKEIQGWAINLRDLQTPVALQIDVEGNRVNMVANAIHPLLKAAGLPDTNGGIRIRAPNPTPAVHVRFVDGTPLLGSPLYAMPAFVPPAPAATRGGKKGSVDVLIPVYDGLEETLECINSALEARKLNRTPHRLVVIEDKTPVSALAKALKVLAAKGKITLVQNQVNLGFIRSMNRAMALSPTRDVVWLNADTRVHGAWLDRLHAVAYSANDIASVTPFTNNGELMSFPRSRFSHPMPNAVEHAQLDDLARQVASLPVDIETGCGFCLYIKREAIEQTGYLDEIYLSRGYGEETDWCLRARILGWRHVGAPNVFVAHQGGISFGAEKTLRVAHNNAVLRKRYPEASARYQDFCQRDPIKPARDALQRARLAKLGQSTDVGQSKTWPTQGSRTLYLGRSLSDDDCSLRLSWQHDSHRSWVTLQAPISALSLTLDYEMPHDFTDLVESLRLLPLEELVFEQLDHCPVELCGLPALLNKPYHILRCDSRLSSQENSYDWQRFAREATSINRFWNALKEHDVTVLSNSYLSAATTLAANTLLGDSPRVLLIGDSLQDADLSHQWLVLARRIARECISLILVAKDDKPWLKALCATGVVHLLPKLDELTFAETVKAIGCDVVVSLTEKPDNNWLAISLAIELGLPLDARPISTNEEVDTMAATHLPLY; encoded by the coding sequence ATGGACATTTTCCACCGTTATCAGCAAGCCAATGAGCACGAGGCGGCAGCAGCCGTACTGGAACGTGCTCTACAGGTTCCCGCCTACCGGCCCGAAGCATTAGTGTGGAAAGGCATCGCGGCTCTGCCGCAAACTCCCAAGCTGGCCTTTTTATTTTTTGCAGAAGCAGCCCAGGCTCTCCCGGAGCGGGCCGATGTACACGCCTTGGTTGGTCGAAGCCTCTTGGCTCAAGGCAATCCAGCGCTTGCAACACGCTATCTCACGCATGCATGGAAAACTCAACCCAATGACCTTGCACTGCGCCTGACCCTTTGGGAAGCCAGAAGCCAGTCTGAGACGCCTGCTGAATTACGCCGCATGATTCTCGCCCACCTTCCCGATATCCACGGGGGCAAGGAGCTTGGGGTAGTTCTGAAGCTGCTGGCTGCACAAGCCAATGCTCCAAGTACCGTCGGTGTGGTGCGCTACGTCCCAGAGCATAAAGAAATACAGGGTTGGGCGATCAATCTGCGGGACCTGCAAACGCCGGTCGCCTTGCAGATAGACGTTGAAGGCAACCGAGTCAATATGGTGGCCAACGCTATTCATCCCCTGCTGAAGGCCGCGGGTCTGCCAGATACAAATGGCGGGATAAGGATACGCGCGCCCAATCCAACTCCAGCAGTGCATGTACGTTTTGTCGACGGTACGCCCCTGCTTGGGAGCCCACTCTACGCAATGCCCGCGTTCGTACCGCCCGCTCCCGCCGCTACGCGTGGAGGCAAGAAGGGCTCCGTCGATGTGTTGATCCCTGTCTACGACGGTCTTGAGGAAACGCTTGAGTGCATCAACAGTGCATTGGAAGCCCGCAAGCTCAACCGTACCCCACACCGGCTGGTGGTGATCGAAGATAAAACGCCTGTATCTGCGCTGGCAAAAGCCCTGAAAGTGCTTGCAGCCAAAGGCAAGATCACGCTCGTGCAGAACCAGGTGAACCTGGGCTTCATCCGTAGCATGAACCGGGCTATGGCCTTGAGCCCTACCAGGGATGTGGTATGGCTTAATGCTGACACCCGAGTGCACGGAGCTTGGCTGGATCGCCTCCATGCGGTGGCCTACAGCGCCAACGATATTGCCTCAGTCACACCTTTTACCAACAATGGTGAACTGATGAGCTTTCCACGCAGCCGGTTTAGTCATCCGATGCCCAATGCGGTAGAGCATGCTCAACTCGATGATCTAGCGCGTCAGGTTGCCAGCTTGCCAGTGGATATAGAAACCGGTTGTGGATTCTGTCTTTACATTAAGCGCGAAGCGATTGAGCAGACAGGTTATTTAGATGAAATTTACCTATCACGGGGCTATGGTGAGGAAACCGACTGGTGCCTGCGTGCGCGGATCCTTGGCTGGCGACACGTAGGCGCACCTAATGTTTTCGTGGCGCACCAAGGCGGGATCTCATTCGGCGCGGAAAAGACATTGCGTGTGGCGCATAATAATGCTGTTCTGCGTAAGCGTTACCCGGAAGCTTCAGCGCGCTACCAAGACTTTTGTCAGCGTGACCCTATTAAGCCTGCGCGCGATGCCTTGCAGCGCGCTCGCCTCGCTAAGCTTGGGCAATCGACCGATGTAGGGCAATCGAAAACATGGCCAACTCAGGGATCTAGGACGCTATACTTGGGTCGCAGCCTTTCGGATGATGATTGCTCTCTTCGTTTGAGCTGGCAGCATGATAGTCATCGAAGCTGGGTTACTCTCCAAGCGCCAATAAGCGCGTTGTCATTGACGTTGGATTATGAGATGCCGCATGATTTTACCGATCTTGTGGAATCACTTCGCCTGCTTCCACTAGAAGAACTGGTGTTCGAGCAGCTGGATCATTGCCCTGTTGAGTTATGTGGCTTACCTGCGCTTCTGAACAAGCCATACCACATCCTCCGCTGCGACTCGCGGCTATCTAGTCAAGAAAATTCGTATGATTGGCAGCGCTTCGCTCGCGAGGCTACGAGCATTAATAGGTTTTGGAATGCTTTGAAGGAACACGATGTCACCGTGTTGTCAAATAGCTACCTATCGGCTGCTACTACCCTTGCTGCTAATACCCTCTTAGGAGATTCACCTCGCGTATTGCTTATCGGCGACTCTCTCCAGGATGCAGATCTCAGCCATCAATGGCTTGTTTTGGCACGTCGCATTGCTCGTGAATGCATATCTTTGATATTAGTAGCAAAAGATGATAAGCCCTGGCTAAAGGCACTCTGTGCAACAGGCGTCGTTCATCTGCTTCCCAAGCTCGATGAACTGACTTTTGCAGAGACTGTCAAGGCCATTGGGTGCGATGTCGTGGTCAGCCTTACTGAAAAACCTGATAACAATTGGTTGGCAATCAGTCTGGCTATTGAGTTGGGTTTGCCATTGGATGCCAGACCCATATCGACCAATGAAGAGGTCGATACGATGGCAGCTACCCATTTACCCTTATATTGA
- a CDS encoding glycosyl transferase, with amino-acid sequence MSQKAFDVSQAGQTSTKHTHIRGAILGLQGDVLQGWALDSVRPEQRLVVEIFVDGTSVALARADQFEPEAPIGDLFHGFAVQLRQSWLDDAALITAHIANQDLVLDGQVRIPAPTTQNASAITAQVWHSGGLRVSGWAWDPALPTRHMQISVQEGNRVIAQALCNEHHQALVYRTSANHGFTLDLPWEIADGQLHILNVVNDLGQPLPGSPIRLCCHPEGIEGLLQRLDIPKNDPTFKLLEGVAKEQAVRLPKSAGWHLYPQWFKAFQSLDNVSSPILKSTLGILLISAGDKTLEDISLANVNDGSVSVQAVAIAPPEQVAPALQKLLNAGCDRIIAITAGDRLARHALPHLSALLDDKSAWGYADCDHDDEYGNRSYPWLKPIWDVDLFIGADIYTPGAIFGNDVIQRALCSIDEYSSNKSVHWYDFIAAVAWITERDKLVVSHLPRVLYHRQHTAPVSPEQSVRSPQRRQAISWLCERLAPGTTVSELASYPALLRAHWPLPKILPRVSLIVPTKDQYKLLSTCIDGLINHTDYPNLEIIIVDNQSTDIETLNYLEQLQEQGLTILRHPYPFNYSIINNRAARIATGDLIGLINNDIEIISRDWLKELVTQLLRPSVGAVGAKLLWPNHMVQHGGVVVGINGLAAHVGNKIARCDPGYLATNQLTRRLSAVTAACLLMRKSVFEQLDGLDENNYPVAFNDVDLCLRIRSLNLNIVWCASSELIHAESASRGKDLSTEKQSRALREQRNFIESWCITGTNDKHYHPALSLDYLSEPYGGLAIPFKYPQARS; translated from the coding sequence ATGTCTCAAAAAGCTTTCGACGTGTCCCAAGCAGGACAGACATCTACTAAACATACACATATACGTGGCGCGATACTTGGTTTACAAGGCGATGTGCTTCAGGGCTGGGCACTGGACAGCGTGCGACCTGAACAACGCCTAGTGGTCGAGATATTTGTTGATGGCACCAGTGTAGCTTTAGCTCGCGCCGATCAGTTTGAACCCGAGGCACCAATCGGTGACCTCTTTCACGGGTTTGCCGTGCAGTTACGACAAAGTTGGCTGGATGACGCAGCTTTGATCACAGCTCACATTGCCAACCAAGATCTGGTGCTGGACGGCCAAGTGCGGATCCCAGCACCCACCACTCAAAATGCTTCTGCCATTACCGCCCAAGTTTGGCATAGCGGCGGTCTGCGTGTTAGTGGCTGGGCATGGGATCCTGCCTTACCAACACGACATATGCAGATCAGCGTGCAGGAGGGGAATCGTGTTATTGCCCAAGCCCTGTGCAACGAGCACCATCAGGCTTTGGTGTATCGTACGTCGGCAAACCATGGTTTCACACTCGACCTGCCTTGGGAAATTGCTGATGGCCAACTCCATATCTTGAATGTAGTGAACGATCTAGGTCAACCGCTGCCTGGAAGTCCTATCCGTTTGTGCTGTCATCCGGAAGGTATAGAAGGGCTTCTGCAGCGGTTAGATATACCAAAGAACGATCCGACCTTTAAACTACTTGAAGGCGTAGCCAAAGAACAGGCTGTTAGGTTGCCTAAAAGCGCGGGCTGGCATCTTTATCCTCAATGGTTCAAAGCCTTTCAATCGTTGGATAACGTATCCTCACCTATTTTGAAAAGCACATTGGGCATATTGCTGATTAGCGCAGGTGATAAAACACTTGAGGATATCAGCCTCGCAAATGTGAACGATGGGAGTGTATCAGTACAAGCTGTTGCAATAGCGCCTCCCGAGCAGGTAGCCCCTGCACTCCAAAAACTGCTCAACGCAGGATGTGATCGCATCATTGCGATAACAGCAGGCGATCGGTTAGCACGCCATGCGCTTCCGCATCTTAGTGCGTTATTGGACGACAAGAGTGCATGGGGCTACGCAGATTGTGACCATGACGACGAATATGGTAATCGTAGTTATCCGTGGCTAAAGCCTATCTGGGATGTGGATCTGTTTATTGGGGCCGATATTTATACGCCTGGGGCAATTTTTGGCAACGATGTCATCCAACGAGCCTTGTGCTCAATAGACGAGTATAGTTCCAATAAATCCGTTCATTGGTACGATTTTATCGCGGCCGTTGCATGGATCACGGAGCGCGATAAGCTAGTCGTCTCCCACCTGCCTCGCGTACTCTATCATAGGCAACATACTGCACCGGTGAGCCCTGAGCAAAGTGTACGCTCTCCGCAGCGTCGGCAAGCAATCAGTTGGCTTTGCGAGCGACTAGCACCCGGCACGACAGTCAGTGAATTGGCATCGTACCCTGCCTTGTTGAGGGCCCACTGGCCGTTACCTAAAATTCTTCCGCGCGTAAGCCTGATAGTACCTACAAAGGATCAATATAAGCTGTTATCAACGTGCATAGATGGGCTTATCAACCATACAGATTACCCCAATCTAGAAATCATCATAGTAGACAATCAATCAACAGACATTGAAACGCTTAACTACTTGGAGCAATTGCAGGAGCAAGGCCTCACTATACTTAGGCACCCTTACCCCTTTAACTATTCCATTATCAACAACAGAGCGGCTCGTATAGCCACTGGCGATCTAATAGGATTGATAAATAATGATATCGAAATTATTAGTCGTGACTGGTTAAAAGAACTAGTAACTCAACTACTAAGGCCCTCCGTTGGAGCTGTAGGGGCCAAACTGCTTTGGCCTAACCACATGGTACAGCATGGCGGAGTAGTGGTTGGTATCAATGGCCTGGCGGCTCATGTGGGCAATAAAATAGCGCGGTGCGATCCTGGTTATCTTGCAACAAACCAACTTACCCGCCGTCTAAGTGCTGTGACGGCAGCCTGTTTGCTCATGAGAAAATCAGTATTTGAGCAGTTGGATGGACTGGATGAAAATAATTATCCTGTTGCCTTCAACGACGTCGATCTGTGCCTGCGCATCAGATCGCTTAATTTGAATATTGTTTGGTGCGCCTCATCGGAACTGATTCATGCAGAATCAGCAAGCCGTGGAAAAGATTTGAGTACGGAAAAGCAATCGCGTGCGTTACGAGAGCAGCGTAACTTTATCGAAAGTTGGTGTATAACTGGCACAAATGACAAACACTACCATCCAGCTTTAAGCTTGGATTATTTAAGTGAGCCTTATGGCGGCCTAGCCATTCCATTCAAGTACCCACAGGCGCGTAGCTGA